GGTGGATAGAAAAGATGGCGATATTCACCCCGACGGAAACCCGCACTTTCACCTAAATCCGCAAAATATTCTGCTTCTCGCAAACACTATCAAAGAGTTTTTAATCTCGATAGACACCGAACATAAAGCCATATATGAAAAAAATTACAGTGATTTTTCGACTGTATGGAACCAAAAGATGAAAGTTTGGAGCGAAAAAATGAAAGAAAAAAAAGGTCTAAAAGTTATCCAGTTTCATGACAATTTAGCCTATTTTAACAATGCGTACGGACTGACAAATATCGGTACTATTGAGCCGCTTCCGGGAATTCCGCCATCTTCCAAACATACGATTGAGATAATAGAACTTATAAAAAAAGAGAATCCTTGCTGCATTTTGCATGATGTTTACCACTCAACAAAAACAGCCGAATTTATATCCGAAAAAACCGGTATAAAAGTGGTTTTAATGCCTCACGATATTGAAGCATTGGAAAATATTAGCGATTTAAGTTCGTTATTTGACCATCTGACAAGTGCAATAAAATGATAGATATTTTACTTACTCCCATAGCCTTGATTGTTATTTTAGTTATGCTTCACTCCTACTTCGGTATGGAGATTTTAAAACGCGGTATCATCTTTACGGATCTTGCAATTGCGCAGTTTGCCGCACTCGGTTCATCTGTCAGCCTTGGCTATTTTCATGAAGAGTATTTCTACGCCTTGACTTTGGGTTTTGCAATTTTTAGCGCATTTCTTATAGCTTTTGCATCTACAAGAAAACTGCATTTGGAGGCTTTTATAGGCATACTTTATGTTTTGGGAGCAAGCGGTATTATGATGGTGCTCTCTCACTCTGCCGAGGGAATGGAACACTTCAAGTCGCTTCTTGCAAGCGATATACTCTTCACGCCTCCGAGCGAAGTTCTTAAAAGCGGCATTATCTACTCATTTATCGCTCTTGCGTTATACTTTTTATATCCGAAACTCGGCGGTTTTTTAAAAGAGCTTCTCTTTTTCTCGCTGCTTGGCGTTACCGTCACATCGTCGGTTTCGCTTGCGGGAGTTTTTGTGGTTTTCGTACTTCTTATAGCTCCGCCATTTGTAGCTATTTCATTAGGGTTTAAAAGACCTCTGCTTTATAGCTTCTTTTTTGGATGGTTTTTTGGCATAAGTGCAATTATTATCTCCTACTTCTATGACTTGCCCACCGGTTATAGCGTAGTATTTTTAGGCGCATTTTTAACGGCAGTAGCGGTTTTGGCAACATCAAAAAAGGCTTAGGTGTGAATTATCCAAACGAATGGAATCAGAGAGAATTTCTGCAAAACAAAAAGAGACTTGAAGCTGAGGGCGTAAAAGTTCTGCTAATTGACACTATTTTATCGCCGATTGAAAATACCGATACGATGGTTTATAACCCTTATGAACTGCAAAATGAACCTCAGGGAAGCGTTTTTGTTTTTTACTGCGACAGTGGAAAAAGCACGCTAGAGAGGCTTAAAGAGTACAAAAAAAAATTTCCTCTGCACCACTGCATTTCACTAAAGGGCGGTAGAGGTTATTGGCGTATAAATATGGCGGTTTTTTTATGATTGAACTTGAAGAACATCTAAATAACTTCATCCAAAATCTGCGTGATGAAAAATTTTATGATGCGCATGATGATTTGGAGTCCATCTGGTTTGCTCGAAGATTTGAAGAGTCCGACGAGATAAAACTGTTAAAAGGTTTCATAAATGCCTCCGTTAGTTTTGAACTCCTAAAAAGAGGCAAAGCCGAACCCTCCCAAAAAGTTTGGAAAAATTATCTAAAATACAGAGATTTGGTTCACTCCGTAAACTCTCCTTATATCGATAAATATTATCAAATAATAGAAGAGATAGAGAGAATCAAGAAGAGTTTTATAAACTTATAGGTAAAATTCTATCTATGAAAACACCTATATTAATCACGCTTTTATCGGCACAATCCCTTTTTGCGTTAGTATCAATTATCCCTGTTGAGATAGGAAAGGAAGTCGGCT
This region of Sulfurimonas sp. genomic DNA includes:
- a CDS encoding metal ABC transporter substrate-binding protein: MKKFITLLTLLPLTLLAHLDIAVSYPYIGALTKTIGGEHITTTVLAKGNWDPHFIIPRPSLIAKMRNADALIMNGGQLEIGWLPPLINRAGNPKVDTNAKTFLNLSHHVTLLNKPKEVDRKDGDIHPDGNPHFHLNPQNILLLANTIKEFLISIDTEHKAIYEKNYSDFSTVWNQKMKVWSEKMKEKKGLKVIQFHDNLAYFNNAYGLTNIGTIEPLPGIPPSSKHTIEIIELIKKENPCCILHDVYHSTKTAEFISEKTGIKVVLMPHDIEALENISDLSSLFDHLTSAIK
- a CDS encoding metal ABC transporter permease gives rise to the protein MIDILLTPIALIVILVMLHSYFGMEILKRGIIFTDLAIAQFAALGSSVSLGYFHEEYFYALTLGFAIFSAFLIAFASTRKLHLEAFIGILYVLGASGIMMVLSHSAEGMEHFKSLLASDILFTPPSEVLKSGIIYSFIALALYFLYPKLGGFLKELLFFSLLGVTVTSSVSLAGVFVVFVLLIAPPFVAISLGFKRPLLYSFFFGWFFGISAIIISYFYDLPTGYSVVFLGAFLTAVAVLATSKKA
- a CDS encoding DUF309 domain-containing protein; this translates as MAYKYGGFFMIELEEHLNNFIQNLRDEKFYDAHDDLESIWFARRFEESDEIKLLKGFINASVSFELLKRGKAEPSQKVWKNYLKYRDLVHSVNSPYIDKYYQIIEEIERIKKSFINL